A segment of the Capricornis sumatraensis isolate serow.1 chromosome 8, serow.2, whole genome shotgun sequence genome:
TTGATGACAGGTACATAGCTCCACGGCTCATGGGGCATTCTAGCCTCTGGTCAGGAAGCACAGCCAGTGGGGGCAGCAAGGGGTGGGTTCCCACTGTGGAGACCGAACGCTCCAGGGGCCTGGGGCCCAGGCCTTGGGAATGCGGAGACCAAGGGAAGCAGGTGAGGCGCTCAGAGAACCCCAGagccatgtgtgcatgtgtgtgtgtgcaatcaGGGCAACAGGAGCTGGAAGGGGCTGGCCTCTGAGTTAGGCCTGAGACTGAACGGGGGCCCTGGACCAAAGTCAGGCACCCATAAAGGCCAGGCAGCCCTCAGGCTGTGACCAGAGGAGACCAAGGCCGAGGCTGCCCTGGAAAGAAGAAGCCCTGGAGATGGGCAAAGCTGGGAAGGCAGGTACCCTGAAGAAGTGGCCCCCGAGGTCTGAGAGGACAGACTGCAGGAGGGATGAGGGGGCCTGGGCAGGAGGGGCCAGCCTGGGTTGGGTGGGGGCTGGCTGATCCTCCAGGCGCCTCCCTCCTATTGCTTAATTGAAGCCTCCCACCTCGTTGCACTGCCAACAGCCCCTTGAGACGTGAGTGTTCTTGAGCCCCTTCAGTGTCCCCAGGGCACCCTCAGGCCAGAGAAGGCTTTCCCTCTGTGCTCTGGTGTCTGTGGGACTGGCGCCTGGACAGGAGAATCATAGGCAGTGAGATCCCTCGAGTCCAAGAAGGGAGAGGTCCCTTTGTGAGGAGCGGGGCCCCTCTCCTGGAAGGGCGTAGGCTTCtatgtgccccctgggaagctggCTTTATTCTTTGTCGTTACTACCTCAACTTGTAGGCTGTTTTACCtgtgcagatttttttccccagctggGCTGTGCAGCATGTGTGATCTCAGTTCCCTCCCAGGGATCGACTTCATGGCTTCTGCAATGGGAGCACAgtgtcttaacccctggactgctagggaagtccccctgTGCGGGTGTTTAGATGCCAAAGGAGCCAGAGAGCAAGTATCCACTGGGTCTCATCTTCCAGGCTCTTCAGGAGGGGCTGTGGCTACATGCTCTGAGCATTCTGGGGCCCCCCGActtcagggctggggaggggtggcaCTTGTGCTCACAGGCCCTTCCCAGGCTTCCCCCATCCCCAGCACCTGGGGTTGGCCTACTCTGGGGCAAGGCCAGGCCTGGGACTAGCCCTGTGCAACTGGCTTCCTCACCCTGCGGTGTGTGTCCTCAGCCAGAGAGGGGACTTTGTCCAGTTGGGCAGTTTTGAGAGTGAGTCTAAAAATAGACCCCCATCCAGGGCTGTCTGGTTCCTGGGCTAAGAGAGCCTGTAAACAGGACACACCCCAGAGTCTCAGTCACTAGGATTGGCCTGATGGCTTCCTCCAGGCTCACAGCCCTCCCTCAGCCCTCCTGTCACACCCTGGGGACCAGGAACCCGGGCAGGCACTTTTCCCATTGGGAAgcatatccccattttacagataggaaactgaggctcagtgggaACAAGCTACTAGGTCCTGTAGGCCGTGAGGGCACTGGACGACTGCGGGCCTTTCCTGCAGCCCCGCGCTCTATCAGGAGTGGTGTTCGGAGACTTGAACTAAGAATATCAACAGGGCTTCCCGACCCTGGGGTAGATGTGTTCCCTGGGCCGCGGTGGTCTAAGCATGGGGTCCACTTGGAGCTCAAGCTGCTGACTTGAGCCTGTTGGTGGCCCCTGGCTGCATTTGGCTAACGGTACTGTACCCTTAGCCAGCTGGATTGTGGCTCGACCCTATCTCCTGGAAGGCAGGGAGATCACAGTTAAAGGGAAGAGGCAAATACCCCCACGCCCTTCCCATCCCTGGACCCTTCTGGAGAGGGTGGCAGGGTGGCCTCTATCCCACTCCTatgtcatggggcttcccttcCAGAGGCCGAGGGGATCCGGCAGTGGAGTGCGAGGACCAGACACCCCAGCGATGACCAGGTGGGTCTTAGGTAGTGGAGTGACCTCCAGGTGTGGGGGGGTCCTGCCCTGTAGCCCCTCCTCACGGGCCGGGCTCCCCCCAGTTCCCCCGTCTCCAGAGTTGTCTACAACGGCAAGAGGAACAGTAGCCCCCGCTCTCCCCCCAACAGCAGTGAGATCTTCACCCCAGCCCACGAGGAGAATGTGCGCTTCATTTACGAAGGTATACGGGCTGTCCGCAGCCAGCCCCCCTGAGCCCCTTCGCCCCCTGTACTCCTGTGGGGTGTGGAGACCCAGTTCTGGCCGTGGGTGTGCATGGTTAGCACTATGGTGTTCCTGAACGGCAACACCCCAGAAGAGGCAATGTGTGGAGTCAGTGGTGTTTGCTTGGGAAGAGGGGTGCCATGGAAGATGGCATACCCTGGGGAACCTGGGGTGTCTTGGAGGTGGTGTGGTGGAGGTGTGAGCACGTGTGCACAGCATTtatgctgggaggtgggggacgGAGGACCTGGAGGAAGTGGTGTACCCTAGTGGGTCTCAGAAGCCTCTGTGACTGCAGCTCTGGTCATGGTACCATGAGGTCGAAAGGGGCATGACTTGGGCAGGGCTCCTCGAGGGAGCAGGGTTTGTTGAGGACAACTTCAGGTTAGGAGCAGGCTGGACTTGGGGGCCAGAAACTGTTGAAGTGGGAGTTTGGGCTCGGGGGGCCTGCGGGGCCACTCGGAGGGGAGGGACAGGGCAGGAGCGGGTGCCATCCGCTTGGACACTGACGGGGCCGGATGGCAGGCCCAGGGGTAGGGGCCCTGACCACCCCTGCTTCCTGCAGCCTGGCAGGGTGTGGAGCGGGACCTGCGCAGCCAGATGTCGGGCAGCGAGCGGGGCCTGGTGGAGGAGTACGTGGAGAAGGTCCCTAACCCCAGCTTGAAGAGTAAGTGGGGCTGCCCTAGGCGGGAGGGGCCGACCAGGGGGGCAGGAAGGCCCACCCACCGGCTGCTTCCAAGACAGCCTGGTGGGGTGGCCCGGATCCCAGGGCTTTCAGAGGCAAGGGCAGGACAAGGGACAGACCCTGCCTCTCCACCTGCACCTACCACTGACCATCCTGTCCCTCGGCAGCCTTCAAGCCCATCGACCTGAGCGACCTGAAGCGCCGGAACACGCAGGACGCCAAGAAGTCCTAAGGCGCGCCAGTGCCCCTCCCCCGGCCTCCGGGAGATCTGGGTGCAGCCTGCCGCTGGCCACCGCCTCTCCTGTGGGCTCAGCtcctgggagggggagggggccttGCTCCCAGTGGGCCGAAAATCCCAGGACCAGGACAGGCATGATTGATGGCCAaggcctgcccctcctccccgaacctttcctttcctctcgGGGTATCTCAGGTTGCCCCTGTCCCCAGGAGGGCCTCGGCCCTGCCAGCCCatgcctgcccccccacccccgggggcCTGGCTGGGCCTTTGGAGCTGCTGGTCCTGCCTGCCCCCAGGGCCTCGACCCTGATTcttgtcaccttctcctgcctccacccCTGACCCCTGGCCACTTCCAGGATCAGGAGGGAGATGAGGGGCCTCCTTGTTGTCTCCTGTGCTGTGGGACTGGGCTGGTTTTGTCCTGAAGTGGCCAGGAGCCAGGACAGGGTGGTCCCACCCACACCCAGCATGGGTCCCTCACCGACCCCTGCTGGATCTGTGGCCGTGGCACGGGGAGCATctgaccccccaccccactgtcCGTCCTGGCCCCTTCCTTGTCAGCTTCAGGATGACACCAGCTCTCCGGGCCTGGCACACTGCTGGGTGCCCCCTCCAAAGGTTCTAGGCAGCCAGGTCTGGCCCTCCTTTGGGAAGGGGCATGGGGCTGGCCTGAGCTGACGAGGCTACCCAGTGGGTCCTGCTCTGTGTGGTGAGTTGGGAGGGTCTTCAgggccattttttttcttcctgtgccCTGCAGATCCAGGTGTCTGACTGGAACCTGAGGACCAGTAAATAAAGGCGGGGTGGCATTGGCTTGGCAACTTGGTCTCTGAGGCCCCTGTCTTGGCTGCCCACACGGGGCTGGAAGTCCAAGGCCCAGAAGTTCCGTCTGATCCCTGGGCTCCACCAGGGGGCTTGGGCTTCTGGAGGGCagtgggaggtggaggtgggggcccTGGAGGTAACACATCCCTCAGCAGCACTGGGTCCTTGGGGGGTGGCCTGTCTGCTGTCCAGGGAGGGTGGCTGCTGGACTTGGAGAGCCCCAGGGCACTTGACCTTCAGACCTGGACGTAGCCCTGGCAGAGAAGCCAAACCGGAATTTATTTCGGGAACAGCCTTTCCTGTTAGAGTATTCTGGGGCCCCAGCGGCCCCACAGGTGGCTCTGGGAGACGTCTTCTCCTGGAGGGGGTTCCCCAGGGATGAGGGCACAGGAAGGATGGTTCATGCAATAAGCAGCAGCCAGTGGGCGTTGGCTGGtgccaggccctgagccaagTTCCTGTAACCACACAGGCCTGCTTGCTCCCCAGGGACCTATGGGGCATCCTGCCAAGGGTTTGAGTGCCTGCTGGGCTGGGTCACCCACACAGCCCCCATGCCTGTGGCTGGAAGAGGTGGGTGTGGCCTGGCTGGGGTTCAGGGCCCTGTGGCCAGAGGCTGAGTGGGCGCACGGGCACATGTACCCTCCACCCAGCATGTCCAAGACCACTGAGGATGGGGTGATGGTCAGCCAGCAGAGATCCCCcgttggggaaggggaggagtggGCCTGAACCCAGCCAAGCCACTGCTGCACGTGTGGCATTGAGCAAGCTGCTGAGTctcaaagcctcagttttctgaagTGGAGGTTAGCGCCTTCCTCTGGGTGGCTGCTGAGTATGAGGGCCTGCTGCCACGATAGTTCTCATGGATGCTCTTGACAGGGCCCTTGGCCCACAAGACTGCGGGGGCCTGGATGTCTGCCCTCCTGCAGCCACGGACCTGGCCTTGCTGTGACTCTGGGACATGTAACACTGCTGTGCTGCCTGTTTCCTGTTTAAAGTGGGGATTTGGGCTGTGGCGACTGGAAGGCCTCCCCCTGAAGGGGTGTTCAGGCCCCCTGGCAGCACACTGGAAACATCTAATACGTTGCGTTGGTTAAAAATCGACCCAACCTTGCTCCCAGCCCTCTCTAGGTCGTCATCCgtcctgtggggttggaaagTGGGAATGGTGG
Coding sequences within it:
- the MCRIP1 gene encoding mapk-regulated corepressor-interacting protein 1, with the protein product MTSSPVSRVVYNGKRNSSPRSPPNSSEIFTPAHEENVRFIYEAWQGVERDLRSQMSGSERGLVEEYVEKVPNPSLKTFKPIDLSDLKRRNTQDAKKS